One Nematostella vectensis chromosome 10, jaNemVect1.1, whole genome shotgun sequence genomic window carries:
- the LOC5519235 gene encoding guanylate cyclase soluble subunit beta-1 encodes MYGFIHCALADLVIGKFGEEAWKDIIKKAGVELDGGSYLIHKIYDDEETLRLVGAACEATGLELDTVLEVFGAHFFAYCEKSGYDRILKVLGRNLRDFLCNLDALHDHLATIYPGMEAPSFRCTETDNGTLLLHYYSKRPGLSYIVIGLVKAIAKQLLETEVNVTIHQDIDEENDHVTFAIREAENKHSSGSKLGLQTFASSHETEKEANKRSKDASVKSETHKKREMNLLSFCKAFPFHVMFDRKLNIKQAGLSLTRIMTKQKLNDTLKFTDLFKISRPRMEFSFQAVISHINTVFVVTTKAGAVQLPDNIESTDASLRLKGQMLYVPDSDCLLFLCSPRVKNMDSLREKGLYFSDIPVHDATRDLLFLSHARRAERELVEKLEETSNNLKKVESKLIEHKKRTDDLLYSILPKEVAAKLRLNQSVPAESYKTVTILFSDIVGFTALCSNDKIVPMDIVKMLNRLYTYFDMLSGMNDVYKVETIGDAYMVVGGLPHPCEDHADRVASMGLGMMEAADVVLSPVDREPLKIRIGIHTGPVMAGVVGKKMPRYCLFGNTVTLANKMESGSQPGRINISIDTKRLLMNTSEYDFEPNKVVANPLECFFLKRSRLAASRRTAGLDIASSVAPNSVCMFRSPLGSPSGSPVTSRRRASSVEPASQSRLAGSAEMQCERQRRTTMHRFGTSSNRSKRGPKLQYAPDGIEMDLDDMSVVGLNEEKIVQVMKLKGKVDDGLRDYNDNEDGFDDES; translated from the exons ATG TACGGTTTCATCCACTGCGCTTTGGCCGATCTGGTCATCGGGAAGTTCGGCGAGGAGGCTTGGAAAGATATAAT taaaaaggCCGGTGTAGAGCTGGATGGAGGTTCTTACCTCATCCACAAGATCTACGATGACGAAGAGACCCTAAGACTTGTAGGTGCCGCATGCGAGGCAACCG GTCTGGAATTGGACACGGTATTGGAGGTTTTTGGCGCTCATTTTTTCGCATATTGCGAGAAGTCCGGTTACGATCGCATCCTAAAAGTCTTAGGCAGAAATTTGCGTGACTTCTTGTGTAACCTCGATGCACTGCATGATCATCTAGCCACTATCTACCCTGGCATGGAGGCGCCTTCTTTCCGCTGCACTGAGACAGATAACGGGACTCTTTTATTGCACTACTACTCTAAGCGCCCAGGTCTCTCCTATATAGTTATCGGTCTTGTCAAGGCCATTGCCAAGCAGCTACTGGAGACAGAGGTTAACGTGACTATTCACCAGGACATCGACGAGGAGAACGATCACGTCACGTTTGCGATCAGGGAAGCAGAAAACAAGCATTCGTCTGGTTCAAAGCTAGGACTGCAGACATTCGCCTCTAGCCATGAGACAGAGAAGGAGGCAAATAAGAGGTCGAAAGATGCCTCGGTCAAAAGTGAGACACATAAAAAGAGGGAGATGAATCTGTTGTCATTCTGCAAGGCGTTTCCCTTCCATGTGATGTTCGACCGAAAACTCAACATCAAGCAGGCAGGCCTCTCTCTCACAAGAATCATGACAAAGCAAAAGCTTAACGACACCCTGAAGTTCACGGATCTTTTCAAAATCTCGCGCCCTCGAATGGAGTTCAGTTTTCAGGCTGTCATATCTCATATTAACACTGTGTTTGTCGTGACTACAAAAGCCGGAGCCGTGCAGCTTCCGGATAACATCGAGAGTACTGATGCGAGCCTTAGACTGAAGGGGCAGATGCTGTACGTCCCGGATTCGGATTGCTTGCTATTCCTATGCTCCCCAAGGGTTAAAAACATGGACTCCCTTAGGGAAAAAGGCCTGTACTTCAGCGACATCCCAGTGCACGATGCCACGCGCGATCTGCTGTTTCTCTCCCACGCGAGGCGCGCGGAACGCGAACTCGTGGAAAAGCTCGAGGAGACCAGTAACAACCTAAAGAAAGTGGAAAGCAAGTTGATCGAGCATAAGAAAAGAACGGATGATCTACTGTATTCGATTCTGCCCAAGGAGGTGGCTGCAAAGCTAAGGTTGAACCAGTCGGTCCCAGCAGAGAGTTACAAGACCGTGACTATTCTGTTCAGTGATATCGTTGGATTCACGGCGCTCTGTTCCAACGATAAGATCGTGCCGATGGACATAGTGAAAATGCTCAATCGTCTCTACACCTACTTCGACATGCTATCAGGGATGAACGACGTGTATAAG GTGGAGACTATCGGGGACGCATACATGGTGGTAGGGGGGCTGCCACACCCATGCGAGGACCACGCCGATAGGGTGGCGAGCATGGGTCTCGGGATGATGGAGGCCGCCGATGTGGTCCTCTCTCCAGTCGACAGGGAGCCGCTCAAG ATACGTATTGGTATCCATACTGGTCCAGTAATGGCGGGGGTTGTTGGTAAGAAGATGCCAAGGTACTGTCTGTTCGGCAATACGGTGACACTCGCGAACAAGATGGAGTCGGGCAGCCAGCCGGGGCGAATCAACATCAGCATTGATACGAAAAG GCTTTTGATGAATACAAGTGAGTACGACTTCGAACCCAATAAAGTTGTAGCCAATCCCTTGGAATGCTTTTTTCTTAAACGAAGTCGTCTCGCTGCATCCCGACGAACTGCGGGGCTCGATATCGCCTCGTCGGTGGCTCCGAATAGCGTCTGCATGTTTCGCTCACCGCTCGGGTCTCCTTCGGGATCACCGGTCACAAGCCGACGACGCGCGAGCTCCGTAGAACCAGCTTCTCAATCTCGTCTCGCGGGATCCGCCGAAATGCAATGTGAAAGGCAGCGTCGCACGACGATGCATCGATTTGGTACGAGTAGTAATCGATCCAAAAGGGGACCCAAGCTCCAATACGCGCCGGATGGTATTGAGATGGATCTGGATGATATGTCTGTAGTCGGGTTGAACGAAGAGAAGATCGTACAAGTCATGAAACTAAAAGGAAAAGTGGATGATGGGTTGCGTGACTACAATGATaatgaagatggctttgatgatGAGTCTTGA
- the LOC5519234 gene encoding uncharacterized protein LOC5519234 — translation MASTLENLADSLKLFIIETYGNAKWDKTQEKTTQVSTRTNKPKDGEKCSKESDVFDGGSVGHMRNSLKTLSQIAGKHEDQVMEAFGRFAFDTCLKQPQGKILFSLGNSLCDFLNSLDNFLEIFIQSHECLRNAKAPTFSCKVMGRCLELHYYPTHSGWEHFIIGSVTRAAHVLFKRNVLIKLEDTGRDPDHRVFSIREKDQQLKTQNSLATKRQLRSTSPQDLPIGVQTLCSTFPFHVILDKELQIKQMGSALLRLIGPAIRHDRKFSTYFELDQPDITLGFQPILCRINATFSVQLKSATQIDDSGKRVTLMELKGQMIHLPESNAILFLASPLVEKLEQLKGRGLFLSDIPIHDATRDLILVSEQANAQDGLKKRMEQIQKELQQASSELEEEKKKTENLLSSIFPHDVANKLINKQPIPARHIQNVTMLFSDIVGFTAICGKCSAMDVVEMLKSLYTKFDKLCGELDLYKVETIGDAYVVAGGVQNHCGTAEDAYHVALMAVGMIDHIRDVLSPEGVPLKMRVGIHTGSVLSGVVGTKMPRYCLFGHDVTLANKMESESEAGRINISPTTYELIREHKEFIFTERPRSALPDGFSSHVHGTCHFLKKKATSLKHDESLWEKLESSRIRRKTSPDTPTWDTEGSLCDVTDDTVTGLTAKTFLDDVNNYVTIEKATRNSFKETTVSSRTMYGFVNRALQDLVIQGYGPDVWKEILKKANLDLGDSREFNERRIYDDQNTSDLLIVAEDVIGLSKNTILERFGDAFFEHCIGSGYDSMIRSLGGNLMDFFNSLDGLHEQLLLLYPGMRPPSFRAKRHNIDMKLELVYTSERSGLEYMVVGLVKTVARKLYGIQVNVELASMSSKDQSWAIFYVLSQHQDEMKYILPTDTTLERTMKELSIMTLSSRIGTAAFCRACPFHAVFDQRMVIYQAGISLCRVLPAVRVGKSKLTDIFESIRPPIKLTFDNILQYINKVYVIKTKSGLLDSASLSTVSEDDYGNLESPSMRFRGQMMYLPECNSIMFLASPSVVNLDGLNEKGLYMSDIPIHDATRDLILLSEQHNAEFKLSQRLEILTDKLQQTSRELENEQQLNDRLLYSILPASVANDLRLRKPVNANKYEIVTIMFSGIVDFTNYCNKIKEPMEIVEMLNEVYTEFDQLTDSNDDIYKVETVGDKYMAVSGLPTRCDKHALNIANLALDMIDISKGMKAKGIQLQVTIGIHSGEVVAGVVGQKKPRYCLFGNTVNLTSRTETTGLKGKINVSEYAYRCLLVQPHEQFVFKKRGPVVMKGKKEPMITYILQRNDKYQPDGAEQDISLQQLE, via the exons ATGGCTTCAACG CTCGAGAATCTGGCTGATTCATTGAAACTGTTCATCATTGAAACGTATGGAAATGCAAAATGGGACAAAACACA GGAGAAAACAACACAAGTTTCTACGAGGACAAACAAGCCAAAGGATGGAGAGAAATGTTCAAAAGAGAGCGATGTTTTCGATGGTGGCTCTGTCGGGCATATGAGAAATTCCTTGAAAACATTATCACAAATAGCCG GCAAACATGAAGATCAAGTCATGGAAGCGTTTGGACGGTTTGCATTTGACACCTGCCTTAAGCAGCCACAGGGGAAAATACTCTTCTCCCTCGGAAACTCCTTGTGCGACTTCCTCAACAGCCTGGATAACTTCCTGGAGATCTTTATTCAGTCACACGAGTGCTTGAGGAATGCCAAGGCACCCACCTTCAGCTGTAAAGTTATGGGTCGATGCCTGGAGTTGCATTATTATCCAACCCATAGCGGTTGGGAACACTTCATCATCGGCTCAGTAACACGGGCTGCTCACGTGCTATTCAAAAGAAATGTACTAATAAAACTAGAGGATACTGGGAGAGACCCGGACCATAGAGTATTCAGCATACGGGAGAAGGATCAGCAATTAAAAACGCAGAATTCTTTAGCTACTAAACGGCAACTACGTTCGACATCGCCTCAGGACCTACCCATTGGTGTCCAAACACTGTGTTCAACTTTCCCATTCCATGTGATTTTGGACAAAGAACTACAAATTAAACAAATGGGGTCAGCATTATTGAGACTAATAGGTCCGGCAATCCGACATGATAGGAAGTTTAGTACGTACTTCGAGCTTGATCAACCGGATATAACGTTAGGTTTCCAGCCGATTTTGTGCAGAATAAACGCGACGTTTTCCGTTCAACTAAAGTCTGCTACTCAAATAGACGACTCGGGTAAAAGGGTAACATTGATGGAGTTAAAAGGACAAATGATTCATCTCCCTGAATCAAACGCCATCTTATTCCTCGCCTCGCCATTGGTGGAGAAACTCGAACAACTAAAAGGGCGTGGCTTATTCTTGAGTGACATTCCAATCCATGATGCCACGCGTGACTTGATTCTGGTCAGTGAGCAGGCAAATGCACAAGACGGCTTAAAAAAGCGCATGGAGCAAATACAAAAGGAGCTACAGCAAGCGTCGAGTGAgttagaagaagaaaaaaagaaaactgagAATTTACTTTCTTCTATATTTCCACACGATGTGGCGAACAAGTTGATAAACAAACAGCCAATTCCCGCGCGACATATCCAGAACGTCACCATGTTGTTTAGCGATATTGTGGGCTTCACGGCGATTTGTGGTAAATGCAGCGCTATGGACGTTGTTGAGATGCTGAAAAGTCTGTACACCAAGTTTGACAAGCTTTGTGGTGAGCTGGATTTGTACAAG GTGGAGACAATCGGAGACGCGTACGTGGTGGCGGGCGGGGTACAGAACCATTGCGGGACTGCTGAAGACGCGTACCACGTGGCGCTCATGGCCGTGGGGATGATTGATCACATACGAGACGTGCTCTCACCAGAGGGCGTGCCACTAAAG ATGCGCGTTGGTATTCACACTGGGTCGGTTTTGTCAGGGGTGGTCGGGACCAAGATGCCTCGCTACTGTCTCTTCGGTCATGACGTCACCTTAGCCAACAAAATGGAATCGGAGAGCGAAGCTGGCAGAATAAACATCAGCCCTACTACATACGA ATTAATCCGTGAACACAAGGAATTCATTTTCACTGAACGACCACGTAGCGCTCTGCCAGACGGTTTCAGCAGCCATGTCCATGGAACATGTCACTTCCTGAAAAAGAAAGCCACCTCCCTAAAACACGACGAGTCCTTATGGGAGAAACTTGAGTCGAGCAGAATCAGGCGAAAAACATCGCCCGACACGCCGACATGGGACACGGAGGGCAGcttgtgtgacgtcacagatgATACCGTCACGGGGCTGACTGCAAAGACATTTCTCGATGATGTAAATAACTATGTAACAATCGAGAAGGCGACTAGAAACTCTTTTAAGGAGACGACAGT TAGTTCAAGGACTATGTACGGGTTCGTGAATAGAGCTCTTCAAGATCTTGTCATACAAGGCTACGGGCCCGATGTTTGGAAGGAAATCTT GAAAAAAGCGAACCTAGATCTTGGGGACTCCAGAGAGTTCAACGAGAGGCGAATCTACGACGACCAAAACACTTCCGATCTATTGATAGTCGCTGAGGATGTGATCG GGTTATCCAAAAATACAATTCTCGAGAGATTTGGTGACGCCTTCTTCGAGCATTGCATCGGATCAGGATACGATAGTATGATCCGTAGCCTCGGAGGAAACCTCATGGACTTTTTCAACTCCCTGGACGGGCTTCACGAGCAATTACTTCTCCTCTACCCAGGAATGAGGCCGCCATCTTTCCGAGCTAAGCGACACAACATCGACATGAAACTTGAGCTTGTGTACACATCTGAACGCTCTGGTCTCGAGTACATGGTCGTTGGACTTGTCAAGACAGTAGCAAGGAAGCTTTACGGTATCCAAGTTAACGTGGAATTAGCCTCAATGTCAAGTAAAGACCAGTCCTGGGCCATTTTCTACGTTTTATCTCAACATCAGGATGAGATGAAGTATATATTACCTACAGACACAACTCTTGAAAGGACTATGAAAGAGCTTAGCATAATGACCCTTAGTTCAAGAATCGGAACTGCAGCATTTTGCAGGGCGTGCCCTTTCCATGCGGTATTTGACCAGCGGATGGTTATATACCAGGCAGGCATCTCGCTATGCCGTGTGCTTCCAGCAGTACGAGTAGGAAAATCTAAACTCACAGACATTTTTGAGAGCATACGGCCGCCTATAAAGCTGACATTTGATAACATTTTACAGTACATTAATAAGGTTTATGTTATCAAGACGAAGTCAGGTCTTCTGGATTCTGCTTCATTGAGTACAGTTTCTGAAGATGACTACGGCAACTTGGAGTCCCCTTCAATGCGCTTTCGGGGGCAGATGATGTATCTACCAGAATGCAACAGCATAATGTTTCTTGCATCTCCAAGTGTTGTAAATCTCGATGGACTGAATGAAAAAG GTCTTTACATGAGTGATATCCCTATCCACGATGCAACTAGAGACCTCATTCTCCTCTCCGAACAACACAATGCGGAGTTCAAGCTCTCGCAAAGGCTAGAGATCCTAACAGACAAACTACAGCAGACGTCTCGAGAGCTAGAGAACGAGCAGCAACTCAACGATCGCCTACTCTACAGCATCCTCCCTGCCTCGGTGGCGAACGACCTGCGTCTTCGAAAGCCAGTCAATGCCAACAAGTATGAGATTGTCACTATCATGTTCAGTGGAATTGTCGACTTCACCAACTACTGCAACAAGATCAAGGAGCCAATGGAAATCGTGgagatgctgaacgaggttTATACGGAATTCGATCAACTCACGGATAGCAATGATGATATTTATAAG GTTGAAACAGTTGGTGACAAGTACATGGCTGTCAGCGGCTTGCCGACAAGATGCGATAAGCATGCGCTGAACATCGCAAACCTTGCACTGGATATGATAGACATCTCGAAGGGCATGAAGGCCAAGGGCATACAACTACAG GTTACTATAGGCATTCACTCGGGGGAAGTGGTGGCTGGTGTAGTCGGGCAGAAGAAACCTCGGTATTGTCTGTTTGGAAACACTGTGAACCTCACCAGTCGAACCGAGACTACGGGCCTGAAGGGGAAAATAAACGTCTCGGAATACGCATACAG GTGTTTGTTGGTGCAGCCGCATGAGCAGTTCGTGTTCAAAAAGAGAGGTCCAGTGGTCATGAAAGGCAAAAAAGAGCCAATGATAACTTATATCTTACAAAGGAATGACAAATATCAACCAGACGGCGCCGAGCAAGACATAAGCTTGCAGCAGTTAGAGTAG